CTTCAATGACATCAAGAATCGCGTGTCTAGTGCCGACTTCTTAGGTGTTACAGTACAAAAAATGGTAATCCCTAGGGGGTATGAAGTAATTATAGGCAGTACTGTTGACCCCCAATTCGGTCCTGTGATCCTATTTGGCACAGGAGGACAACTAGTAGAAGTATACCAGGATCAGGCCATTGCCCTCCCCCCCCTCAACACTACCCTTGCCCGAAGATTGATGGAGCAAACTAAAATCTATACGGCATTAAAAGGGGTTAGAGGAAGAAAGGCAGTAGATTTAAACAAACTGGAAGAGATTTTGGTAATATTTAGTCAATTAGTCCTGGAAAATCCCCTCATTAAGGAAATAGACATCAATCCCCTTCTAGTCTCCCCCGAAGGAATGATAGCCTTAGATGCCAGAGTCTTACTATATCCCCCCAACACCAAACCAGAAGACATCATACCTCCTGCCATTCGCCCCTATCCCAGTCAATATATTACCACTCAATCCCTACCCAATGGCCTGAGTGTCACCATTCGCCCCATTCGTCCAGAAGATGAACCCCTTGTGGTACAATTTTTCCGGGATTTATCACAAGAGAGTGTCTATCTCCGCTACTTCCACTCCATAAGTCATCAGTCCCTCATATCCCATGAAAGACTTGCCAGAATTTGCTTTGTAGACTATGATAGGGAGATAGCATTAGTGGCCCAGTCTCCCCAAAAGGAAATCATGGCCATCGCCCGTCTAAGTAAAGTCCATGGGGAGGAAGATAAGGCAGAGTTGGGGATTCTTGTCAAGGACAAATATCAGAAACAAGGACTAGGCACACTTGTTTGTCGACAATTAGTAGAGATAGCCGGCAAAGAGGGAATTAGGGAGATTATCGCTGAAATGTTGCCCGAAAACCTGGGCATGCAAAACCTTTGTCGTCGACTCGGTTTTTACATGGAAAAACAGGAAGACATAGTCAGAGCCACTCTTACTGTTGGCAGCTAGAACCCCATCGTAGGCCAAATTCTGGGAGATGTCAAGTGGGCAGGCAAAGGGTTTGAAAAAAGACATCCCCTCCACCCCCCACATTCTACCCCCTACCCCCCACATCATACCCCCGGGCACTTTCCCACAACAAGGGGCATTCGGGAGGCAGGGAGCCTTTTATGTTTTGACAATTTTGTATTCCCCATGACAGAAAAATCCCATGTGGTGTTTTTACAATGGCACCCTTGAAGGGGTCAAAAAAGACAAATTCAAGTCAGAATGAAAGAAAAATACATTAACACCGGGCTTTTTTCTGTTTTTATTCACAAGAGGGTAAATTTTATGCCCTCAGGTTTGTTCTCCTTGTTCATCTTAGTGATCTTCTTTTTGCTCACGGGTTGTAATGGGGGGAGAAGGGAAGAGGAAAATGTAATAAAGGTGGGAATTCTTCATTCCCTCAGTGGAACTATGTCCATTAGTGAGACATCCCTGCGGGATGCTGAGTTGATGGCCATTGAGGAGCTCAATGCCAAAAACGGTGTACTTGGCAAGAAGATTGTGCCAGTGGTTGAAGACGGCGCTTCTGACTGGCCTACTTTTGCAGAGAAAGCCAAAAAACTTCTCGAAAGGGACAAAGTAGCCACTATTTTCGGTTGTTGGACCTCCGCCAGTAGAAAGGCAGTTTTGCCCGTTGTGGAAAAATATAACGGTCTTTTGTGGTACCCGGTACAGTATGAGGGATTAGAGTCCTCCCCAAATATATTCTATACTGGCGCGTCTGCCAATCAACAGATTGTACCAGCAGTAGAGTGGTTACTCAAGCAAGGAAAGAAAAAGTTTTTCCTCCTGGGCTCTGATTATGTTTTTCCGAGAACGGCTAACAAGATAATTAAAGCTCAGCTCAAGGCAATGGGTGGGGTTGTTGTGGCAGAAGAATATACCCCACTGGGACACACCGACTACAGCACCATCATAAATAAAATTAAGACCTCAAAGCCTGATGTCATCTTCAATACCCTTAACGGCGACAGTAATGTGGCCTTCTTTAAACAGCTAAATGCAGCAGGCATAACTGCAAAAGACATACCAACAATGTCAGTAAGTATAGCAGAGGAGGAAATAAGAGGAATTGGCCCAGAATACATCAAGGGACACTATGCAGTGTGGAACTATTTTCAGTCTGTGGACACACCGGAAAACAAGGAATTCGTACAGAAATTTAAAACTCGCTATGGACAAAATAGAGTCACAGCAGATCCCATTGAAGCAGCATACTTTCAGGTTTATCTTTGGGCCAAGGCAGTAGAAAAGGCAGGCTCAACAGATGTAGACAAAGTGCGACAGGCGGCAAAAGGGATTGAGTTCAAAGCTCCTGGGGGGATTGTAAAGGTGGACGAGGAAAACCAACACACGTGGAAAACAGTTAGAATCGGGGTCGTAACGGAAGACGGCCAGTTTAAAGAGGTATGGAACTCTGGAAGTCCCGTAAAACCAGATCCTTATCTTAAGAGTTATCCCTGGGCGAAGGAACTATCGGCA
This is a stretch of genomic DNA from Geminocystis sp. M7585_C2015_104. It encodes these proteins:
- a CDS encoding GNAT family N-acetyltransferase, translating into VEEAIGIAEEIGYPVVLKLHSETITHKTDVGGVKLNLTNAKEVAEAFNDIKNRVSSADFLGVTVQKMVIPRGYEVIIGSTVDPQFGPVILFGTGGQLVEVYQDQAIALPPLNTTLARRLMEQTKIYTALKGVRGRKAVDLNKLEEILVIFSQLVLENPLIKEIDINPLLVSPEGMIALDARVLLYPPNTKPEDIIPPAIRPYPSQYITTQSLPNGLSVTIRPIRPEDEPLVVQFFRDLSQESVYLRYFHSISHQSLISHERLARICFVDYDREIALVAQSPQKEIMAIARLSKVHGEEDKAELGILVKDKYQKQGLGTLVCRQLVEIAGKEGIREIIAEMLPENLGMQNLCRRLGFYMEKQEDIVRATLTVGS
- the urtA gene encoding urea ABC transporter substrate-binding protein — its product is MPSGLFSLFILVIFFLLTGCNGGRREEENVIKVGILHSLSGTMSISETSLRDAELMAIEELNAKNGVLGKKIVPVVEDGASDWPTFAEKAKKLLERDKVATIFGCWTSASRKAVLPVVEKYNGLLWYPVQYEGLESSPNIFYTGASANQQIVPAVEWLLKQGKKKFFLLGSDYVFPRTANKIIKAQLKAMGGVVVAEEYTPLGHTDYSTIINKIKTSKPDVIFNTLNGDSNVAFFKQLNAAGITAKDIPTMSVSIAEEEIRGIGPEYIKGHYAVWNYFQSVDTPENKEFVQKFKTRYGQNRVTADPIEAAYFQVYLWAKAVEKAGSTDVDKVRQAAKGIEFKAPGGIVKVDEENQHTWKTVRIGVVTEDGQFKEVWNSGSPVKPDPYLKSYPWAKELSAK